A window of Dehalococcoidia bacterium contains these coding sequences:
- a CDS encoding LUD domain-containing protein, with amino-acid sequence MSISKDYRKELRDAAGSGRIRLALSRAIKSYRVNTDNALKRFPHTVKMAEEVRLIKEASVQQMAELARKAGRSIEENRGKSHIARTAGDALRIIGEIVGNKKLVVKAKSMTAEEIQLREHLEKAGNEVYETDLGEFIIQKLGQRPMHILSPAIHVPREDVAELFTQITGRKQQPDIDKLVATARELLREKFFKADIGISSANVVSADTGTLFMIENEGNIRLATGAPPVHIALVGLEKLVPTLEQAFKVAEVTWRYANYTVPSYVSLVSGPSKTGDIEKVTTYGVHGPKEFHVIFLDDGRTQLAKDPVLRQALYCLRCGGCLYECPVFGLTAGYFGDKYFAGIGAVWAAEVTRNMEKASSMAYTCLTCGRCKVRCPMKIDVPEMILSLRKSIAEE; translated from the coding sequence ATGTCTATATCGAAGGATTATAGGAAGGAGCTCAGGGACGCAGCCGGCAGCGGGCGTATCCGGCTGGCGCTTTCCCGTGCCATTAAAAGCTACCGTGTGAACACGGATAATGCTCTTAAGAGGTTCCCGCACACGGTAAAAATGGCTGAGGAAGTCAGGCTGATAAAAGAGGCGTCCGTCCAGCAGATGGCGGAGCTGGCCAGGAAGGCGGGCCGCAGCATCGAGGAGAACAGGGGTAAATCCCACATCGCCAGGACGGCCGGGGATGCGCTCAGGATTATCGGGGAGATAGTGGGGAACAAGAAGCTGGTGGTCAAGGCCAAGAGCATGACGGCCGAGGAGATACAGCTGCGCGAGCATCTGGAGAAGGCAGGAAACGAGGTATACGAGACCGACCTGGGCGAATTCATAATACAGAAACTGGGGCAGCGCCCCATGCATATCCTCTCCCCCGCCATACATGTGCCCAGGGAGGATGTCGCCGAGCTGTTTACGCAGATAACCGGCCGTAAGCAGCAACCCGATATAGACAAGCTGGTGGCGACGGCGCGGGAGTTACTGAGGGAGAAATTTTTCAAGGCGGATATCGGCATCAGCAGCGCCAATGTGGTTTCCGCCGATACCGGCACGCTGTTCATGATCGAGAACGAGGGCAATATCCGCCTGGCCACAGGCGCCCCGCCCGTGCACATCGCGCTGGTCGGCCTGGAAAAACTGGTGCCGACGCTGGAGCAGGCCTTCAAGGTAGCCGAGGTCACCTGGCGTTACGCTAACTATACCGTGCCGTCCTATGTCAGCCTGGTTTCAGGACCCAGCAAGACGGGCGACATCGAGAAAGTGACCACTTACGGTGTTCACGGCCCTAAAGAGTTCCACGTCATCTTCCTGGATGACGGCAGGACGCAGCTGGCGAAGGACCCTGTGCTGCGGCAGGCGCTCTACTGCCTGCGCTGCGGCGGCTGTCTTTATGAATGCCCGGTCTTCGGGCTCACGGCGGGCTATTTCGGCGATAAGTATTTCGCAGGCATCGGAGCAGTGTGGGCTGCGGAGGTTACCCGCAACATGGAGAAGGCTTCGTCCATGGCATATACCTGCCTGACCTGCGGCAGGTGCAAGGTGCGCTGCCCCATGAAGATCGATGTCCCCGAGATGATACTGTCCTTGCGTAAGTCCATAGCAGAGGAGTAG
- a CDS encoding hydrolase translates to MTEKKDPSECCPPFDPEPWDYKSFDWKDKLFIQDSVNQFFHIPLNMGRVVTRMWNSIEQAGARPADKDFIMLAYDPSPWKSEIYMTVIKEVPDALNVRLSGNFLSRVFDGPYNAVPKWFKEMERYARASGKKAVKQYFYFTTCPKCAKKYGHNYVVAFAQVE, encoded by the coding sequence ATGACAGAAAAGAAAGATCCTTCCGAATGCTGTCCTCCCTTTGATCCGGAACCGTGGGACTATAAAAGTTTTGATTGGAAAGATAAGCTGTTCATACAGGATTCGGTCAATCAGTTTTTTCATATTCCACTGAACATGGGCCGGGTGGTTACACGGATGTGGAACAGCATCGAGCAGGCCGGCGCAAGGCCAGCCGATAAGGACTTCATCATGCTGGCATACGATCCTTCGCCCTGGAAGTCCGAGATCTATATGACCGTAATAAAAGAAGTCCCGGACGCGCTGAACGTGAGGTTATCGGGCAATTTCCTGAGCAGGGTATTTGACGGTCCATACAACGCAGTGCCGAAGTGGTTCAAGGAGATGGAACGTTACGCCCGGGCAAGCGGCAAGAAGGCTGTAAAACAGTATTTCTACTTCACCACCTGCCCTAAATGCGCAAAAAAGTACGGGCATAACTACGTTGTGGCGTTTGCACAGGTGGAGTGA
- a CDS encoding alpha/beta fold hydrolase, with amino-acid sequence MRDHDQVVLNLSGWDNYSETLIESAGTRIALSLYHAGDGRPCVVFIPGTMTHPLFYDEFLTLLAGAGFNVAGVHLLSHGKSPREKRFFTFADMLQNITDSIGYCLDNISSDVILLGSSQGGILSLAAAGLDSRIKAVFPNNVLIPSLSSSIEITRFPHFLKPFVRPITSTMKLAARIAPGLELPPESYLDFDRVSKSKELRDLFFSDPLNRSNYPLCFMASLFTADLSSISDGSIKCPVVVIASTGDTLFPYSYCLEVYQKISAPRKEMLVFHEPCHLIFNEATERVIGPVVEKLNEYK; translated from the coding sequence GTGAGAGACCATGATCAGGTGGTACTGAACCTGTCGGGCTGGGATAATTACAGCGAGACGCTGATAGAATCGGCAGGCACCAGGATCGCTCTTTCCCTCTACCACGCCGGCGATGGCCGTCCCTGCGTCGTTTTCATTCCCGGCACGATGACGCACCCTCTTTTTTACGATGAATTCCTGACACTGCTGGCCGGCGCGGGATTCAACGTCGCGGGCGTCCATTTGCTGTCCCACGGCAAGAGCCCGCGGGAGAAGAGGTTTTTCACCTTCGCAGATATGCTGCAGAACATCACGGACAGCATCGGTTACTGCCTGGACAATATCAGCAGCGACGTGATCCTGCTGGGATCCTCACAGGGCGGAATTCTCAGCCTGGCAGCGGCCGGGCTGGACAGCCGTATTAAAGCGGTATTCCCCAATAACGTGCTGATCCCTTCGCTGAGCAGCTCGATAGAAATAACGAGGTTCCCGCATTTCCTTAAACCCTTTGTCCGTCCCATCACTTCAACGATGAAGCTCGCCGCCCGCATCGCCCCAGGTCTGGAATTGCCGCCGGAGTCATATCTCGACTTCGACAGGGTCAGCAAATCCAAGGAGCTGCGGGACCTGTTTTTCAGCGACCCCCTCAACCGTTCTAACTACCCGCTTTGCTTCATGGCATCGCTGTTCACGGCGGACTTGAGCAGCATCTCTGACGGCAGCATCAAATGCCCGGTGGTGGTGATCGCCTCCACCGGCGATACGCTCTTCCCCTACAGCTACTGCCTTGAGGTTTACCAAAAAATCTCCGCCCCGCGCAAGGAGATGCTGGTGTTCCATGAACCCTGTCACCTGATATTCAACGAGGCGACGGAACGCGTGATAGGTCCTGTAGTGGAAAAGTTGAACGAGTATAAATAG
- the cooS gene encoding anaerobic carbon-monoxide dehydrogenase catalytic subunit, whose product MEEDRISYHSSVRTVYDRIKKDGMTNIWDRYEAQGLGSSPDQRCPFCQEGRRCDLCSNGPCRADASKDKRGVCGITADGMAMRMMLLRNVMGASTYHYHTEQTIKTMQATARGQTPFRITEGDKLKVFARRFGLSTAGSHKRIALRLCKYADEDFNRKHDQPSRIVEALAPAERKEAWRRLGIFPGGIHGEMLFSTSSCLTNVDGYYQSLALKAMRLGIAMAYQSQIINEYCQDILFGIPRPHKMRVDLGVLDPDYVNALPNGHEPFLGFAMVQLARTKEWQDKAKAVGARGLRVIANIETGQEMIQRWEMDDALWGFTGNWISQEAVLASGCVDLFACDMNCSMPVDPAYAEKYKFKLLPVSDLVSFEGVTERIDYLPEKAAKQAAELLDMAIANYKERRKTVEAVAGLPVTEAVVGFSTESILEALGGKLTPLLDAIKKGTIRGVAGLVSCTTLRDHGNDAHSVAVARELIKRDILVLSMGCGNAAMQVAGLCSTQASDLAGPGLKGLCRSLGIPPVLSYGTCTDTGRLADLLAAISKELGNVPVTDLPVAAVAPEYMEQKATIDAVFALAFGLYTYVNPVPTVTGGPSLVKLLTQDLPGVTGGLLGVEKDAVKAVDGIAAAIEERRKRLGI is encoded by the coding sequence ATGGAAGAGGACCGAATCTCGTATCACAGCTCGGTGCGCACCGTCTACGACCGTATCAAAAAGGACGGAATGACCAATATCTGGGACCGTTACGAGGCGCAGGGCCTGGGCAGCAGTCCCGACCAGCGCTGTCCCTTCTGCCAGGAGGGCAGGCGCTGCGACCTCTGCTCCAACGGGCCCTGTCGGGCCGATGCCTCCAAGGATAAACGCGGAGTATGCGGCATCACGGCCGACGGCATGGCCATGCGCATGATGCTGCTGCGCAACGTGATGGGCGCATCGACCTACCACTACCATACGGAGCAGACGATCAAGACGATGCAGGCCACGGCCAGAGGGCAAACACCATTCCGTATCACAGAGGGAGATAAGCTCAAGGTCTTCGCCAGACGCTTCGGCCTCAGCACCGCCGGCTCCCATAAACGCATAGCCCTGCGCCTGTGTAAGTATGCGGACGAGGACTTCAACCGCAAACATGACCAGCCCAGCCGTATCGTTGAGGCGCTGGCGCCCGCCGAGCGCAAGGAGGCCTGGCGCAGGCTGGGCATCTTCCCCGGCGGCATCCACGGAGAGATGCTGTTCTCCACCAGCTCCTGCCTGACCAACGTGGACGGCTATTACCAGAGCCTGGCGCTCAAAGCTATGAGGCTGGGGATCGCCATGGCCTACCAGAGCCAGATAATCAACGAATACTGTCAGGACATCCTCTTCGGCATACCAAGACCACACAAAATGCGCGTGGACCTGGGCGTACTGGATCCGGATTACGTCAACGCGCTGCCCAACGGACATGAGCCCTTCCTGGGCTTCGCCATGGTACAGCTGGCGCGCACCAAAGAGTGGCAGGATAAGGCTAAAGCTGTCGGCGCCAGGGGGCTGCGCGTCATCGCCAATATAGAGACAGGCCAGGAGATGATACAGCGCTGGGAGATGGACGATGCATTGTGGGGCTTTACCGGCAACTGGATCTCGCAGGAGGCCGTGCTGGCCTCAGGATGTGTGGACCTGTTTGCCTGCGATATGAACTGCTCGATGCCGGTCGATCCGGCCTATGCTGAAAAATATAAGTTCAAGCTGCTGCCCGTAAGCGACCTGGTGTCCTTTGAGGGAGTTACTGAGCGCATCGACTACCTGCCCGAAAAGGCTGCTAAGCAGGCGGCCGAACTGCTGGATATGGCCATCGCCAATTATAAAGAGCGCAGGAAAACGGTGGAAGCCGTGGCCGGCCTGCCCGTGACCGAGGCGGTGGTCGGCTTCTCCACCGAAAGCATACTGGAAGCTCTGGGCGGCAAGCTGACGCCGCTGCTGGACGCCATTAAAAAAGGGACAATCCGGGGCGTGGCGGGGCTGGTATCATGCACCACCCTGCGCGACCACGGCAACGACGCGCACAGCGTGGCGGTGGCCAGAGAGCTCATCAAGCGCGATATACTGGTGCTTTCCATGGGCTGCGGCAATGCGGCCATGCAGGTTGCCGGATTGTGCTCCACCCAGGCCTCCGACCTGGCCGGCCCGGGTTTGAAGGGGCTCTGCCGGTCGCTGGGTATACCGCCCGTGCTGAGTTACGGCACCTGCACCGACACAGGACGGCTGGCCGACCTGCTGGCGGCCATATCCAAAGAGCTGGGCAATGTGCCCGTCACCGACCTGCCTGTGGCGGCTGTGGCCCCCGAATACATGGAGCAGAAGGCCACCATCGACGCCGTGTTTGCGCTGGCCTTCGGCCTGTATACCTACGTCAATCCGGTGCCCACCGTCACCGGCGGACCCAGCCTGGTTAAGCTACTGACGCAGGACCTGCCGGGCGTCACCGGCGGCCTGCTGGGAGTGGAAAAAGACGCAGTTAAGGCCGTGGACGGCATAGCCGCGGCCATCGAGGAGCGGCGGAAACGGCTGGGTATTTGA